Genomic segment of Octadecabacter arcticus 238:
AGAACCGACTGCGGCACCCGCCCGAAGAAGGCAAAGGCATGGACATGGCCATCAACCCAGGCCTCGGAGACCGCTGCAGGATAAGCACGCACAAAGCATGCGTCGCTGTAGGGCAGATCCAGTGCAAAGAAATGTGCCTTCTGCTCCACACCGCCGATCACGACCATCGCTTCGCCAAAATCCGCCTGAGCGTGGCCAGGCGCATGTGCCAGTGGGACAAACATCTCTCGATGGTGGCGGCCATGTTCCCGGACATAGTTCTTGACCGTGGTTTGCCCGCCTCGAAATTGATGCTCGTCCCGCAGACGTTCAAAAATGCGCTTGGCCGTGTGGCGTTGCTTACGGTTCCGGCTGAGATCGTCTTGCAGCCATTGATCAATGAAGCCGGTAAAGCCATCAAGCTTGGGCCGCTTGATCTTCGCAGTTCGTTGATATCCGGGCGGAACCGAAAAGCTCATCATCTTCTTCACGCTCGCGCGCGATATCCCAAAATGAACGGCTGCTGCTCGTTCGCTCATGCCACCTCGACGTGCGAGGCGGACCTTTCTGTAAAGTTCCACGCTGAAAATACCCCCGCCCTCCCTGAAAACAGAAAAGACTAAAGTGGCAAAGTTTTACTTTGCCTGCAGCAAGATAATCCTGCCACTTCCGTGGCTCACTTTTGCACTGCCGTTCTCAAGCGTCACAGTCACTAGGACATATATACATCTAGCCATAGGCAGTGCGTTTATGCAGGTCGCGCACATCGCCGCTGAACCGTTGCCGGTGGGTGTTCAGAACTTACCTGCCCACGCTTTCGGGACCGGTATCAGGTCGAAACTGCACGCATTCACAAATCAGGGATTTTGAGAAATGAGGCTGCAATTGACAGAGGGTCAAAAGTGCTCTTTTTTAGCGAATATCTTGGCTGCTGCACAGTGAAAATTAGCAACTTTTATTGTTGTAACTAAGTGGCCACCAAGTTTTGATTACCTGATTGACCTCACTGGCCATCCTAATACCGTCCATATAATACTTAGAGGGGTTAGCCGAACCATGATTAAACTACTTAAAACCGCAGCATTTTTGCTTTGCACGGCAGTCGCTACCCCCGCCATGGCGCAGGATTTTGACAAGGGTTTGGTTGCATACGAAGCGGGTGACTACGAAACGGCACTGCAAGAATGGCTGCCGCTGGCAGAGCAGGGTGATGCCAAAGCGCAGACCCAACTCGGCGACATGTACTTCATCGGCGACGGTATGATTCAGGATAATTCTGAGGCTGCGAACTGGTACAGGCTGGCAGCTGAACAGGGTCATGCCAACGCGCAGGCCTACCTCGGCTACATGTACTTCAGCGGCACCGGTGTGACGCAGGATTATGCTGAGGCGGCGAACTGGTACAGGCTGGCAGCAGAGCAGGGAATTGCCCCAGCGCAGACCCACCTCGGCAACATGTATAGCAACGGTGACGGTGTGATTAAGGATAATGCTGAGGCGGTGGACTGGTACCGCAATGCAGCAGAGCAGGGAAATGCTAACGCGCAATTCAATCTCAGCGTCATGTACTTGAGCGGCAGTGGTGTGATTCAGGACGACGTTATTTCACACATGTGGATGAACATCAGTGGTGCAAACGGGTTTGCCAGAGCCCCAGAGCACCGTGGTCAACTTGAACAATTTATGACTCGCGAACAGATAGCCGAAGCACAGTCACTCGCGCGGCGCTGCATGGAGTCAGAATATCAGGATTGCGGTTAAGGCGTTGGTGCGGCCCGTTCAATGACCTGCCCATCGAAGGGCAGGTTTACGGTTATGCCTTTGAGGCCGAGCGTAAAAAAACTGCGTTGCGGCAGAGCCACCTTGATGACGTGCTTCGGATGCTGCCGCCACCTGAAAGCATTTGTGGTCCTGCAATGAGGAAAAAGCCACGCCGCTGGTTGCCTTGGAACACAGGTAAATAACCATCCATTTGAATTGCGAACATGAGGTTAGACGAACAATGATTAAGCTACTTAGAACCGCCGCCTTTTTGCTTTGTATGGTAGTCGCTACCCCCCCCATGGCGCAGGATTTTGACAAGGGTCTTGCTGCGTACGACGCGGGTGACTTTGTGACTGCCCTAAAGGAATGGAGACCGCTGGCTGAACAGGGTGATGTTGATGCCCAATACAATTTTGGTCGTTTGTTTGACAATGGCGAAGGCGTTCTTCTGGATGATGAAGAAGCTGTGAGATGGTTCCGACTAGCTGCTGAACAGGGTCATGCAAGGGCCCAAAACACTCTTGGTGTGATGTACGACTATGGCGAAGGCGTTATCCAGGATGATGCAAAAGCTATAAGATGGTATCGACTGGCTGCTGAACAAGGTGATGCAAGGGCCCAAAGCAATCTTGGTGGGAGTTACAACAACGGCAACGGTGTGGTTCAGGATTATGCCGTAGCGGCGAACTGGTACCGTCTGGCTGCTGAACAGGGTCATGCCAACGCGCAGACCAATCTCGGCTTCATGTACGACAATGGCAACGGCGTGATGCAGGATTATTCTGAGGCCGCGAACTGGTACCGTCTGGCAGCTGAACAGGGGGAGGCCAACGCGCAGACCAATCTTGGCAACATGTACAACAACGGCAACGGTGTGGTTCAGGATTATGCTGAAGCGGCGAAATGGTACCGTCTGGCTGCTGAACAGGGTCATGCCAACGCGCAGACCAATCTCGGCTTCATGTACGACAATGGCAACGGCGTGATGCAGGATTATTCTGAGGCCGCGAACTGGTACCGTCTGGCAGCTGAACAGGGGGAGGCCAACGCGCAGACCAATCTTGGCAACATGTACAACAACGGCAACGGTGTGGTTCAGGATTATGCTGAAGCGGCGAAATGGTACCGTCTGGCAGCTGAACAGGGGGAGGCCAACGCGCAGACCAATCTCGGCTTCATGTACGACAATGGCAACGGCGTGATGCAGGATTATTCTGAGGCCGCGAACTGGTACCGTCTGGCAGCTGAACAGGGGGAGGCCAACGCGCAGACCAATCTTGGCAACATGTACAACAACGGCAACGGTGTGGTTCAGGATTATGCTGAAGCGGCGAAATGGTACCGTCTGGCTGCTGAACAGGGTCATGCCAACGCGCAGACCAATCTCGGCTTCATGTACGACAATGGCAACGGCGTGATGCAGGATTATTCTGAGGCCGCGAACTGGTACCGTCTGGCAGCTGAACAGGGGGAGGCCAACGCGCAGACCAATCTTGGCAACATGTACAACAACGGCAACGGTGTGGTTCAGGATTATGCTGAAGCGGCGAAATGGTACCGTCTGGCAGCTGAACAGGGGGAGGCCAACGCGCAGACCAATCTTGGCAACATGTACAACAACGGCAACGGTGTGGTTCAGGATTATGCTGAGGCGGCGAACTGGTAACGTCTGGCAGCTGAACAGGGTCATGCCAACGCGCAATTCAGACTCAGTGCCATGTACTTCACCGGTAACGGTGTGATTCAGGACGACGTTATGGTACACATGTGGATAAACATCAGTGGTGCAAACGGGTATGCCGGCGCCTCAGAGTTCCGCAGTATGGTTGAAAGTTACATGACGCGCGAACAGATAGCCGAAGCACAGTCACTCGCGCGGCGCTGCATGGAGTCAGAATATCAGGATTGCGGTTAAGGCGTTGGTGCGGCCCGTTCAATGACCTGCCCATCGAAGGGCAGGTTTACGGTTATGCCTTTGAGGCCAAGCGTAAAAAAACTGCGTTGCGGCAGAGCCACCTTGATGACGTGCTTCGGATGCTGCCGCCACCTGAAAGCATTGGTGGTCCTGCAATGAGGAAAAAGCCACGCCGCTGGTTGCCTTGGAACACAGGTAAATAACCATCCATTTGAATTGCGAACATGAGGTTAGACGAACAATGATTAAGCTACTTAGAGCCGTCGCATTTTTGCTTTGTACAGCAGTCGCTGCCCCCACCATGGCGCAAGATTATACCGAGGGACGGGAAGCATACCAAGCGGGTGATTATGAAACGGCACTGCAGGTTTTTTGGCCACTTGCTGAACAGGGTCATGCCCGCGCGCAGGTCCATCTCGGCCACTTGTACAAGAACGGCAACAGTGTGATTCAGAGTCATGCTGAGGCGGCGAAATGGTACCGGCTGGCTGCTGAACAGGGAGATGCCTTCGCGCAGACCCACCTCGGGCACTTATACAATAACCCCAACAGTGTGATTCGGGACGATGATGAGGCGGCGAAATGGCACCGTCTGGCTGCTGAACAGGGGAGTGCCTTTTCGCAGAACAATCTTGGCTACTTGTACGAACGCGGCAACGGTGTGATTCAGGACTTTGGTAGCGCCCATATGTGGTTCAACATCAGTAGTGCGAACGGGGATTCACGCGGCTCACGTAATCGTGGTGAGATTGAAGAACGCATGACCCGTGAACAGATAGTCGAAGCACAGTTACTCGCGCAGCGCTGCATGGCGTCAAACTATCAGGATTGCGGGTAAGGCAGCCAAGCCTCGCAGCTGGTGGCTTTGGAGTTCCTGTGAATAGCCACCCTTTTGAAATGCGAACATGAGGTTCGACGAACCATGATTAAAATTATAGCAAAATCAATCATAGCGCTTGCTGCCACGGCAATTTTGGCAAGCTGTGATGGTAGGGAGCTAGGCAATCAGAGTGCCTACCTTGTTCTTGAAGACGCACAAGGCGAGCGCAGGGAATTCCAGCTGATGGAAAATGTATCCCTAAAAACCTGCGCCATGGTCATAGAATATGAGGTCACCGAGACCGCCCAACATGGCTATTCGTTTTGGGTCAATTCTGACGGATATGGCGTTGGGAAAGATGGGGCAGATGTAATCAGATACGCTATCGTCGGGACGGTTTGTCGGAGTAGTTAATTTATCCAACTTGTGGCAATAAGCAGGTCGCGAACATTGACGATTAGCAGATGCAGGGGGGGGTGTTCAAAACTTACCCGCACTAGCTTTCGGGACCGGTATCAGGTCGAAACGGCACGCATTCACAAATCAAGGCATTCGGAGCATCAATGCGATGAGATGAACGGACAAACCTCAACTTGGCGAATTTTTAGTTTTAGGTGACAGGGGGGGGTGGTTCTATCTTTTGGTCGAGCAGTTCCAAACCGCACGCCTTAGATATTTCTTCGCGGGGTCAGTTCAACGAAGAAAAGTTCTAAGCGTCGAAGCTAAGGGGGGCTCAAAGGGGGATTAAGTTAGATGGTGAGCCGCTAATGCCCTGAAAAATATTAATAAATTGTGGTTGAGTGGTGCCGCTGATAGGACTCGAACCTACTACCCCATCATTACGAATGATGTGCTCTACCAGATGAGCTACAGCGGCTTACAGACCCTACTATGGCCCTACTAATTATTCACGTGTGCCTCGAACTCATTGGTTTTTCAAGTCATTCTCGCGGCGACCCGCTAATTACGAATGATGTGCTCTACCAGATGAGCTAGAGCGGCCACGGAGCAGTGTTTAGCACTGCAACATCTATTCGAAAAGTGCTATTTTATGTCATCGGTACTCGACACAATTGCACCATCATCCTCGACGATCTCTGCTTCCACGATCTCAACGTCCAGGG
This window contains:
- a CDS encoding tetratricopeptide repeat protein translates to MIKLLKTAAFLLCTAVATPAMAQDFDKGLVAYEAGDYETALQEWLPLAEQGDAKAQTQLGDMYFIGDGMIQDNSEAANWYRLAAEQGHANAQAYLGYMYFSGTGVTQDYAEAANWYRLAAEQGIAPAQTHLGNMYSNGDGVIKDNAEAVDWYRNAAEQGNANAQFNLSVMYLSGSGVIQDDVISHMWMNISGANGFARAPEHRGQLEQFMTREQIAEAQSLARRCMESEYQDCG
- a CDS encoding tetratricopeptide repeat protein, with the protein product MAQDFDKGLAAYDAGDFVTALKEWRPLAEQGDVDAQYNFGRLFDNGEGVLLDDEEAVRWFRLAAEQGHARAQNTLGVMYDYGEGVIQDDAKAIRWYRLAAEQGDARAQSNLGGSYNNGNGVVQDYAVAANWYRLAAEQGHANAQTNLGFMYDNGNGVMQDYSEAANWYRLAAEQGEANAQTNLGNMYNNGNGVVQDYAEAAKWYRLAAEQGHANAQTNLGFMYDNGNGVMQDYSEAANWYRLAAEQGEANAQTNLGNMYNNGNGVVQDYAEAAKWYRLAAEQGEANAQTNLGFMYDNGNGVMQDYSEAANWYRLAAEQGEANAQTNLGNMYNNGNGVVQDYAEAAKWYRLAAEQGHANAQTNLGFMYDNGNGVMQDYSEAANWYRLAAEQGEANAQTNLGNMYNNGNGVVQDYAEAAKWYRLAAEQGEANAQTNLGNMYNNGNGVVQDYAEAANW
- a CDS encoding tetratricopeptide repeat protein: MIKLLRAVAFLLCTAVAAPTMAQDYTEGREAYQAGDYETALQVFWPLAEQGHARAQVHLGHLYKNGNSVIQSHAEAAKWYRLAAEQGDAFAQTHLGHLYNNPNSVIRDDDEAAKWHRLAAEQGSAFSQNNLGYLYERGNGVIQDFGSAHMWFNISSANGDSRGSRNRGEIEERMTREQIVEAQLLAQRCMASNYQDCG